A window of the Scleropages formosus chromosome 5, fSclFor1.1, whole genome shotgun sequence genome harbors these coding sequences:
- the LOC108942563 gene encoding uncharacterized protein C11orf98 homolog, with translation MAPGGKINRPKTELGKKLFKRRRTLSKEKRHKHKIVGAVVDKGLITVHHLKKRVSSPRANITLSGKKRRKLIKQLQHMEREKASVEAEAAPVKKAPSSASRKKKKTTADQDVEMEEVQSAQ, from the exons ATGGCTCCAGGAGGCAAGATTAACAGACCGAAAACT gaacttggaaaaaaactttttaaacgCAGGCGAACGTTGTCAAAGGAAAAGCGGCATAAGCACAAAATTGTAGGAGCAGTAGTTGACAAAGGACTCATTACTGTTCATCACCTAAAGAAGAGAGT TTCCAGTCCGCGAGCAAATATCACTCTATCAGGAAAGAAGCGCCGCAAGCTGATCAAACAGTTACAACACATGGAGCGTGAGAAAGCATCTGTGGAAG CGGAAGCGGCACCAGTGAAAAAAGCTCCTTCTTCTGCATccaggaagaaaaagaagaccACAGCCGACCAAGATGTGGAAATGGAAGAGGTGCAAAGTGCTCAGTGA